In a genomic window of Quercus lobata isolate SW786 chromosome 4, ValleyOak3.0 Primary Assembly, whole genome shotgun sequence:
- the LOC115987444 gene encoding putative disease resistance RPP13-like protein 1 isoform X1, producing MVWEILGESLLSALFGALFERLASPLVRNFFGDRDFDHTLFDKMKTVLLTVNAVLSDAEEKQITNMAVKEWVNELKDAAYHAEDLLDEIATIALQCELEAEAKVKGKQVMGLFFAHNSSKEDKDSSLKLDKDIESRLKNIVERLEFLAQQRDIMNFKESVRGKPLLVLPTTSLVDEFEVFGRDKDKEKLKEFLLAGNAQKGSRIPVIAIVGIGGVGKTTLAQLLYNDSEVEKSFKFRAWAYVSEEFDVLKITRTIFESVASRSCNVKDLNFLQVKLKERLKGKRFLLVLDDIWNDNFIDWDLLLSPLKAGACGSRIIVTTRSQSVASMMRAVVIYRLLHLSDEDCWSLFAKHAFRTSNPEEHPTLKRIGEKIVKKCKGLPLATKVLGGLLHPELEAEEWYRILNSKTWELSTDKSSILHALMLSYYHLPPHLKQCFSYCSIFPKGYEFEKEKLVLMWMAEGFLQHRKGKDTMEEVGCRYFHELISRSFFQPSNRDKLCFVMHDLINDLAQFASGEFCCKLEDGKLNEISEKARYFAWSIKRLDGPEIFVALQEVKSLRTFLPLGFSNTSQCSALSKIVSDKWLPFLKHLRVLSFACHVITDLPETLGKLIHLRYLDLSQTSIKKLPSSICSLYNLQTLLLASCIELAELPANFGNLINLRHLDVSETNLREMPLEFGRLKSLQVLTDFFVSRNSGRKISELGKLAHLRTISISRMQNVVDATDASEADLKSKHCLNELAFTWTSSTHEVQNEIDILDNLQPHKNLKKLTIENYGGSRFPNWLGAAIFSNMVFLCLSKCKISTSLPPLGHLSSLQGLYIIEMEVLKRLDSGFYGNGHFGVKPFQSLRTLLFEDLPSWTHWIHLANEGEHFPSLQQLHIRGCPKLIGTLPKHLRSLKEMKLHDLDALMTLSQELFEGNSSFQRLEIVNCPSLSSFPGGDSLSNVKTLSICDCRNLKPFLLEHSMHPFRVLESLQVMRSCDSLQSLPLGLFTKLQDLHIEDCRNLKSLSIPNNLHFDLTFLQKMKFKDCPNLEFFPEKGLPTPNLQSLLITNCNNLMPQKEWGLHRMVSLTCFEIEGGCSNLELFPEEGLLPNTLTSLRISRLPHLKFIGQGFQHLTLLGKLEINCCEKLELMPEEGLPASLLTLHIQNCSLLADPRQKDGTKKRFCSSVFSSSSQNKKLTMNRALSTGFPHP from the coding sequence ATGGTTTGGGAAATTTTGGGAGAGTCATTGCTTTCTGCACTCTTTGGAGCTTTGTTTGAAAGGCTGGCATCTCCCCTGGTCAGAAACTTCTTTGGAGACAGGGATTTCGATCACACACTCTTTGACAAGATGAAGACAGTTCTGCTGACTGTTAACGCAGTGCTGAGTGATGCAGAGGAGAAGCAGATCACAAACATGGCGGTGAAAGAGTGGGTCAATGAGCTCAAAGATGCTGCCTACCATGCAGAAGATTTGTTGGATGAGATTGCCACCATAGCTTTGCAATGCGAGTTGGAAGCTGAGGCCAAGGTCAAGGGAAAACAGGTAATGGGTCTATTCTTTGCTCATAATTCTAGTAAAGAAGATAAAGATTCCAGTCTCAAGCTTGATAAAGATATAGAATCTAGGCTCAAAAACATAGTTGAAAGGCTGGAGTTTTTAGCACAACAAAGAGATATCATGAATTTCAAGGAGAGTGTAAGAGGGAAGCCATTGTTGGTTTTGCCTACAACTTCTTTAGTTGATGAATTTGAAGTGTTTGgtagagataaagataaagagaaGCTAAAAGAATTTTTGCTTGCTGGTAATGCACAAAAAGGAAGCAGAATCCCTGTGATTGCAATAGTTGGGATTGGTGGGGTTGGCAAGACAACCCTTGCTCAGCTTTTGTATAATGACTCAGAGGTAGAAAAATCGTTTAAATTTAGAGCATGGGCTTATGTTTCAGAAGAatttgatgttttaaaaataactagAACCATTTTTGAGTCGGTTGCGTCAAGGAGTTGTAATGTGAAAGACCTGAATTTTCTTCAAGTCAAACTAAAGGAGAGATTGAAAGGAAAGAGATTTTTGCTTGTTTTAGATGACATTTGGAATGACAATTTTATTGATTGGGATTTGTTGTTAAGCCCCTTAAAAGCTGGAGCCTGTGGAAGTAGAATTATTGTGACAACTCGTAGTCAAAGTGTTGCATCAATGATGCGCGCTGTAGTTATTTATCGTCTGTTGCATTTGTCAGATGAAGACTGTTGGTCACTATTTGCAAAACATGCATTTAGGACTAGCAACCCTGAGGAACATCCAACATTAAAAAGGATTGgtgagaaaattgtgaaaaagtgTAAAGGCTTGCCTTTAGCTACAAAAGTACTTGGAGGCCTCTTGCACCCAGAATTGGAAGCTGAGGAATGGTATAGAATACTGAATAGCAAGACATGGGAGCTTTCTACTGATAAGAGTAGCATACTTCATGCTTTAATGTTGAGCTATTATCATCTACCTCCACATCTCAAACAATGCTTTTCTTATTGTTCAATATTTCCCAAGGGATATGAGtttgaaaaagagaaattggTTCTCATGTGGATGGCAGAAGGTTTCTTGCAACATCGAAAAGGTAAAGACACCATGGAAGAGGTTGGGTGCAGGTATTTTCATGAACTaatatcaagatcattttttcAACCATCAAATCGCGACAAATTGTGCTTTGTGATGCATGACCTTATCAATGATTTAGCTCAATTTGCATCTGGAGAATTTTGTTGCAAGTTAGAGGATGGCAAACTGAATGAAATTTCAGAAAAGGCTCGATATTTTGCATGGTCAATTAAGCGGCTTGATGGTCCTGAGATCTTTGTGGCCCTACAGGAAGTAAAGTCTCTGAGAACATTCCTTCCACTAGGCTTTTCAAATACCAGTCAATGCTCTGCCTTAAGTAAAATAGTTAGTGATAAATGGTTGccatttctaaaacacttacgTGTGCTTTCTTTTGCTTGTCATGTGATCACTGATCTACCTGAGACTTTGGGCAAATTGATTCATCTACGCTACTTGGACCTTTCCCAGACTTCAATAAAAAAGCTACCTAGTTCAATATGTTCTTTGTATAATTTGCAGACATTGTTGTTGGCAAGTTGTATTGAACTCGCTGAGCTACCAGCAAACTTTGGAAACCTTATTAATTTACGTCATCTAGATGTGAGTGAAACCAACTTAAGAGAGATGCCACTTGAATTTGGAAGATTAAAGAGTCTCCAAGTGTTAACTGATTTTTTTGTGAGCAGAAATAGTGGGCGGAAAATCAGTGAATTGGGCAAGCTTGCACACCTTCGTACAATTTCCATCTCAAGGATGCAGAATGTAGTTGATGCTACAGATGCTTCAGAGGCTGACTTGAAAAGTAAGCATTGTCTTAATGAATTAGCTTTCACATGGACCTCTAGCACTCACGAGGTACAAAATGAAATAGACATACTTGATAATCTGCAACctcataaaaatttgaagaagctTACAATTGAAAACTATGGTGGTTCAAGGTTTCCCAATTGGTTAGGTGCTGCCATTTTCTCTAACATGGTGTTCCTTTGTCTTAGCAAGTGCAAAATTTCTACGTCCTTACCACCACTGGGTCATTTATCATCTCTTCAAGGGCTCTACATCATAGAGATGGAAGTATTAAAAAGGTTGGATTCTGGATTTTATGGGAATGGCCACTTTGGAGTCAAGCCTTTTCAATCTCTTAGAACTTTGTTGTTTGAGGACTTGCCAAGTTGGACACACTGGATACATTTAGCAAATGAAGGTGAACACTTCCCCTCCCTCCAACAGCTTCATATACGTGGATGTCCAAAATTGATTGGGACCTTACCAAAGCACCTCCGTTCCTTGAAAGAAATGAAGCTGCATGATTTGGATGCTTTGATGACCCTGTCCCAGGAATTGTTTGAAGGCAACTCTAGTTTCCAACGACTGGAAATAGTTAATTGTCCTTCTCTCAGCTCCTTTCCTGgaggtgattctctctctaaCGTAAAAACACTTTCTATTTGTGATTGTCGAAATTTAAAGCCCTTTCTACTTGAGCATTCGATGCACCCATTTAGAGTCCTTGAGAGTTTGCAAGTAATGAGAAGCTGTGATTCTCTTCAATCTCTACCATTAGGTTTATTTACCAAGCTTCAAGATCTTCATATTGAGGACTGTAGGAATCTCAAGTCCCTTTCAATTCCAAACAACCTTCACTTTGATCTcacttttcttcaaaaaatgaaattcaaggATTGCCCAAATCTGGAATTCTTTCCAGAAAAGGGGTTGCCTACTCCCAACCTacaatctcttttgattacCAACTGCAACAATCTGATGCCTCAGAAGGAGTGGGGCTTGCATAGAATGGTGTCACTGACTTGTTTTGAGATTGAAGGTGGATGTAGTAACTTGGAATTGTTTCCGGAAGAAGGGCTGCTGCCCAACACCCTCACTTCTCTTCGTATCAGCAGACTTCCACATCTCAAATTCATAGGCCAAGGGTTTCAGCACCTCACGTTGCTGGGAAAGTTGGAGATCAATTGCTGTGAGAAGCTTGAGTTGATGCCAGAAGAGGGGTTGCCTGCCTCCCTTTTAACTCTTCATATCCAAAACTGCTCTTTGCTAGCCGATCCTCGCCAAAAGGACGGAACTAAAAAGAGGTTCTGCTCCAGCGTTTTTTCAAGCAGCagtcaaaacaaaaaacttactATGAATAGGGCACTATCCACTGGCTTCCCCCATCCCTAA
- the LOC115987444 gene encoding putative disease resistance RPP13-like protein 1 isoform X2, whose product MVWEILGESLLSALFGALFERLASPLVRNFFGDRDFDHTLFDKMKTVLLTVNAVLSDAEEKQITNMAVKEWVNELKDAAYHAEDLLDEIATIALQCELEAEAKVKGKQVMGLFFAHNSSKEDKDSSLKLDKDIESRLKNIVERLEFLAQQRDIMNFKESVRGKPLLVLPTTSLVDEFEVFGRDKDKEKLKEFLLAGNAQKGSRIPVIAIVGIGGVGKTTLAQLLYNDSEVEKSFKFRAWAYVSEEFDVLKITRTIFESVASRSCNVKDLNFLQVKLKERLKGKRFLLVLDDIWNDNFIDWDLLLSPLKAGACGSRIIVTTRSQSVASMMRAVVIYRLLHLSDEDCWSLFAKHAFRTSNPEEHPTLKRIGEKIVKKCKGLPLATKVLGGLLHPELEAEEWYRILNSKTWELSTDKSSILHALMLSYYHLPPHLKQCFSYCSIFPKGYEFEKEKLVLMWMAEGFLQHRKGKDTMEEVGCRYFHELISRSFFQPSNRDKLCFVMHDLINDLAQFASGEFCCKLEDGKLNEISEKARYFAWSIKRLDGPEIFVALQEVKSLRTFLPLGFSNTSQCSALSKIVSDKWLPFLKHLRVLSFACHVITDLPETLGKLIHLRYLDLSQTSIKKLPSSICSLYNLQTLLLASCIELAELPANFGNLINLRHLDVSETNLREMPLEFGRLKSLQVLTDFFVSRNSGRKISELGKLAHLRTISISRMQNVVDATDASEADLKSKHCLNELAFTWTSSTHEVQNEIDILDNLQPHKNLKKLTIENYGGSRFPNWLGAAIFSNMVFLCLSKCKISTSLPPLGHLSSLQGLYIIEMEVLKRLDSGFYGNGHFGVKPFQSLRTLLFEDLPSWTHWIHLANEGEHFPSLQQLHIRGCPKLIGTLPKHLRSLKEMKLHDLDALMTLSQELFEGNSSFQRLEIVNCPSLSSFPGGDSLSNVKTLSICDCRNLKPFLLEHSMHPFRVLESLQVMRSCDSLQSLPLGLFTKLQDLHIEDCRNLKSLSIPNNLHFDLTFLQKMKFKDCPNLEFFPEKGLPTPNLQSLLITNCNNLMPQKEWGLHRMVSLTCFEIEGGCSNLELFPEEGLLPNTLTSLRISRLPHLKFIGQGFQHLTLLGKLEINCCEKLELMPEEGLPASLLTLHIQNCSLLADPRQKDGTKKRFCSSVFSSSSQNKKLTMNRALSTGFPHP is encoded by the exons ATGGTTTGGGAAATTTTGGGAGAGTCATTGCTTTCTGCACTCTTTGGAGCTTTGTTTGAAAGGCTGGCATCTCCCCTGGTCAGAAACTTCTTTGGAGACAGGGATTTCGATCACACACTCTTTGACAAGATGAAGACAGTTCTGCTGACTGTTAACGCAGTGCTGAGTGATGCAGAGGAGAAGCAGATCACAAACATGGCGGTGAAAGAGTGGGTCAATGAGCTCAAAGATGCTGCCTACCATGCAGAAGATTTGTTGGATGAGATTGCCACCATAGCTTTGCAATGCGAGTTGGAAGCTGAGGCCAAGGTCAAGGGAAAACAGGTAATGGGTCTATTCTTTGCTCATAATTCTAGTAAAGAAGATAAAGATTCCAGTCTCAAGCTTGATAAAGATATAGAATCTAGGCTCAAAAACATAGTTGAAAGGCTGGAGTTTTTAGCACAACAAAGAGATATCATGAATTTCAAGGAGAGTGTAAGAGGGAAGCCATTGTTGGTTTTGCCTACAACTTCTTTAGTTGATGAATTTGAAGTGTTTGgtagagataaagataaagagaaGCTAAAAGAATTTTTGCTTGCTGGTAATGCACAAAAAGGAAGCAGAATCCCTGTGATTGCAATAGTTGGGATTGGTGGGGTTGGCAAGACAACCCTTGCTCAGCTTTTGTATAATGACTCAGAGGTAGAAAAATCGTTTAAATTTAGAGCATGGGCTTATGTTTCAGAAGAatttgatgttttaaaaataactagAACCATTTTTGAGTCGGTTGCGTCAAGGAGTTGTAATGTGAAAGACCTGAATTTTCTTCAAGTCAAACTAAAGGAGAGATTGAAAGGAAAGAGATTTTTGCTTGTTTTAGATGACATTTGGAATGACAATTTTATTGATTGGGATTTGTTGTTAAGCCCCTTAAAAGCTGGAGCCTGTGGAAGTAGAATTATTGTGACAACTCGTAGTCAAAGTGTTGCATCAATGATGCGCGCTGTAGTTATTTATCGTCTGTTGCATTTGTCAGATGAAGACTGTTGGTCACTATTTGCAAAACATGCATTTAGGACTAGCAACCCTGAGGAACATCCAACATTAAAAAGGATTGgtgagaaaattgtgaaaaagtgTAAAGGCTTGCCTTTAGCTACAAAAGTACTTGGAGGCCTCTTGCACCCAGAATTGGAAGCTGAGGAATGGTATAGAATACTGAATAGCAAGACATGGGAGCTTTCTACTGATAAGAGTAGCATACTTCATGCTTTAATGTTGAGCTATTATCATCTACCTCCACATCTCAAACAATGCTTTTCTTATTGTTCAATATTTCCCAAGGGATATGAGtttgaaaaagagaaattggTTCTCATGTGGATGGCAGAAGGTTTCTTGCAACATCGAAAAGGTAAAGACACCATGGAAGAGGTTGGGTGCAGGTATTTTCATGAACTaatatcaagatcattttttcAACCATCAAATCGCGACAAATTGTGCTTTGTGATGCATGACCTTATCAATGATTTAGCTCAATTTGCATCTGGAGAATTTTGTTGCAAGTTAGAGGATGGCAAACTGAATGAAATTTCAGAAAAGGCTCGATATTTTGCATGGTCAATTAAGCGGCTTGATGGTCCTGAGATCTTTGTGGCCCTACAGGAAGTAAAGTCTCTGAGAACATTCCTTCCACTAGGCTTTTCAAATACCAGTCAATGCTCTGCCTTAAGTAAAATAGTTAGTGATAAATGGTTGccatttctaaaacacttacgTGTGCTTTCTTTTGCTTGTCATGTGATCACTGATCTACCTGAGACTTTGGGCAAATTGATTCATCTACGCTACTTGGACCTTTCCCAGACTTCAATAAAAAAGCTACCTAGTTCAATATGTTCTTTGTATAATTTGCAGACATTGTTGTTGGCAAGTTGTATTGAACTCGCTGAGCTACCAGCAAACTTTGGAAACCTTATTAATTTACGTCATCTAGATGTGAGTGAAACCAACTTAAGAGAGATGCCACTTGAATTTGGAAGATTAAAGAGTCTCCAAGTGTTAACTGATTTTTTTGTGAGCAGAAATAGTGGGCGGAAAATCAGTGAATTGGGCAAGCTTGCACACCTTCGTACAATTTCCATCTCAAGGATGCAGAATGTAGTTGATGCTACAGATGCTTCAGAGGCTGACTTGAAAAGTAAGCATTGTCTTAATGAATTAGCTTTCACATGGACCTCTAGCACTCACGAGGTACAAAATGAAATAGACATACTTGATAATCTGCAACctcataaaaatttgaagaagctTACAATTGAAAACTATGGTGGTTCAAGGTTTCCCAATTGGTTAGGTGCTGCCATTTTCTCTAACATGGTGTTCCTTTGTCTTAGCAAGTGCAAAATTTCTACGTCCTTACCACCACTGGGTCATTTATCATCTCTTCAAGGGCTCTACATCATAGAGATGGAAGTATTAAAAAGGTTGGATTCTGGATTTTATGGGAATGGCCACTTTGGAGTCAAGCCTTTTCAATCTCTTAGAACTTTGTTGTTTGAGGACTTGCCAAGTTGGACACACTGGATACATTTAGCAAATGAAGGTGAACACTTCCCCTCCCTCCAACAGCTTCATATACGTGGATGTCCAAAATTGATTGGGACCTTACCAAAGCACCTCCGTTCCTTGAAAGAAATGAAGCTGCATGATTTGGATGCTTTGATGACCCTGTCCCAGGAATTGTTTGAAGGCAACTCTAGTTTCCAACGACTGGAAATAGTTAATTGTCCTTCTCTCAGCTCCTTTCCTGgaggtgattctctctctaaCGTAAAAACACTTTCTATTTGTGATTGTCGAAATTTAAAGCCCTTTCTACTTGAGCATTCGATGCACCCATTTAGAGTCCTTGAGAGTTTGCAAGTAATGAGAAGCTGTGATTCTCTTCAATCTCTACCATTAGGTTTATTTACCAAGCTTCAAGATCTTCATATTGAGGACTGTAGGAATCTCAAGTCCCTTTCAATTCCAAACAACCTTCACTTTGATCTcacttttcttcaaaaaatgaaattcaaggATTGCCCAAATCTGGAATTCTTTCCAGAAAAGGGGTTGCCTACTCCCAACCTacaatctcttttgattacCAACTGCAACAATCTGATGCCTCAGAAGGAGTGGGGCTTGCATAGAATGGTGTCACTGACTTGTTTTGAGATTGAAGGTGGATGTAGTAACTTGGAATTGTTTCCGGAAGAAGGGCTGCTGCCCAACACCCTCACTTCTCTTCGTATCAGCAGACTTCCACATCTCAAATTCATAGGCCAAGGGTTTCAGCACCTCACGTTGCTGGGAAAGTTGGAGATCAATTGCTGTGAGAAGCTTGAGTTGATGCCAGAAGAGGGGTTGCCTGCCTCCCTTTTAACTCTTCATATCCAAAACTGCTCTTTGCTAGCCGATCCTCGCCAAAAGGACGGAACTAAAAAGAGGTTCTGCTCCAGCGTTTTTTCAAGCAGCagtcaaaacaaaaaacttactATGAATAGGGCACTATCCACTGGCTTCCCCCATCCCTA A